The genomic window TCAATCGCAAAGGCAATTTGAGTTGAAACAAATTCGGCTAACTCACGATCTTGTTGGGTATAAGAGGCAAATCTGGGATCGCTATGCATCACCAGTGCACCTATCACCCCTTTTTGTAACTTAAGCGGTACGCCAAGCCAGCTCATATTACAACTATTATGCTCACAGTCTGAGGCGCTGGCCTCCCCACTTAAGGTGATAGGGCATATCAGTAAAGACTCGGCACTGTGGATCACTTGCTCAGTGAAAATGCTAAAACTTGCGATATCGACTTCCGCATATTCTTCGGACAAGACGCGGTAAGGAAAACTTAATTCATTTAAATCTTGATCATAGAGCGCAATGGCAAAATTAGCCGCGGGCAAGAGTTTCGCCATAATTTGATGAATACGACTATAGAGCGCGAGTAAATCCTCGGTGACATGCACGGCTTCGGAGATCTCGTACAGGGCCGACTGCCTACGTTCCGCATTTTTGCTCTTAGTGATATCACGGGCGACGGCGACACGTTGCTGATAGGCCTCAGACCATCGCGCAGACCAGAGAATATCGACCACTGAACCATCTTTACGGACGTATCGATTCTCAAAATCCACCTTATAATGCCCAGCCATGATCTCCTGCGCGGTCGCGAGTGTGCGATCCCTATCCTCCGGCAGCACGAGATCTAACATCTGCATGCCAATCATTTCTTCTGGGGTATAACCAAAAATTCGCTCGGCACCGGCGCTCACAAATTCAAATCGTCCCGTTTTATCGACGACACAAATCGCATCTAATAACAGATCGATAAAATGACTTAGGGATGTGTAACCATCATTATTCACGCGGTTCTCCACTCAAGTTCCATTTCAACAGAAGGTAATGCAAAGCGTACAATAACACACTATTAGAGTAGGTTAATTTTCAGCGTCGATCCATCACCAACATTCATGAATAGACGTTTCGAAGCCGTTAATTTATCCATAATCATTGAGTATACAACCGCCCTAACTCAGGCTATTGCAACGGATTTGACGCTTCTATAGTGACATAGGCACAATAGCGGTCAATTTCTTGTTGGGAAAATCATACTGGGATAAACCCACAGTATTGTGAAAGGAATGTCTATTTGAATCCACTCGTACCGCCTTCACACCGTCACGGAAGCCTACGTATTGGGTTAGCCATGTGGTCGCATCAGCATTGGCAAGACAGTGTTTATGGCCGAGAAACCAAGCAGGCCGATCGACTTGCCCGCTATGCCGATATTTTTAATACCGTTGAAGGCAATACCAGTTTCTACGCGACACCAAGCCAACAAACCGTATTGAATTGGCACAGTGCTACCCCAGAGAATTTTCGATTTACCTTTAAGCTGCCACAGACCATTACCCACCAGAAGCAGCTTTTACTTTGCGGACAAGAACTCAATGATTTTTTTCGGGTAATGACGCCACTGATTGAGAAAACGGGAGTGTGGAAAATACAGTTACCCGCTCACTTCGGGCCGGAGCAATTACCTGTACTTAAACAGTTTTTAGCGCAAGTCCCCCAAGGGCTCAACTACGGCGTCGAAGTGAGGCATCCCGCATTTTTTGCTAAGGGAGAAGCCGAACGCGCACTCAATCGATTACTCATAGATAAAAAAGTGAATCGTATCATTATGGATAGTCGTCCATTATTTGCCCTGCCACCCAGCAACGCTGCCATCATCGACGCCCACAGGAAAAAACCGCGGGTGCCAGTGCATGCGATTGCCACCGCCAACAATCCTGTGGTGCGCTTTATCGGCCAACCAGACGATGCCGTAGCACAACTCGCGCAGCAAGGCGTTAGCGCTTTGCCTAAGGATAACGATGCCTTTTTTGATAATTGGTTCGCACAGCTCCCGCTGTGGCTCGCAGAAGGTCGAGAGCCCTATCTGTTTATTCATACTCCCGATAATGAAGCCGCGCCCGAACTGGCCATCCGTCTCTATCAAAAATTGCGCAGCCAAATTACAGCGCACATTCAACTCGCCGAGATAAGCCTGCATGATAAGAAACCTGAGGAGACAAGCACGCAGATGGGACTTTCTTGGTAAAAGGGCGCGAGGTGAAACGGACTTAAGAAGAAACCCACGGCAAGCTCGCCGTGGATATAGATGAAAAACAGCTTTAACTCGGGATAAATAAGTTATTCATTCGTTCAAAATCAAGGGCAATGGCTTTAGGTACTGAACCCTTATCAACGGCAATAACCGCATCTTTTGGCTGTTGTTGAAACGGCTTTGCCGTAATAGAACTCAACAAAATTGGATTAAGCAAAGTGTCATAGGCTTGTAAAAACGAAGCCGGACCTGTGGAAAAACGCTGCACACCTGCGGCAAATAACTCGCCGATATCCATCTGCTCATTCAATAGCATAAAATTCAGTGGCATATCCACAGCGGCAGACAAGCGCTTAGCGGTCTCGACCTTAATCGCGCCAGGGATAAAGCCGCCATCCGCACCCGCAGCCTGATATTGAGTTAACCTATCAATAGTCATAACGACTGCGGCCTCACCACTGGCTAAACCCAGTAAATACACATCGGTTCGCGCATTAATAAATAATCCTTGGCAACGAGGGTGGGCGCGAATAGCTTTAATTTTGGCCACCATCTCAGCAACACCTGCACTGCCATCCTCAATATTAATTCCTGCTACGCCAAGCTCAGCGAGCTGCGCAACAAAAGCAGCAACCTCATCGGGATCTTGGCTATAACCAGATTCAATATCTATCGTCACGGGCACTCGGCTCAGTCGTAGGATATGGTTCACTGCGTCCAATAAAGCCGCTTTAGGTAGCGCTTGCCCATCGGGATAACCGAGCGACCAAGCCAATGCCGCGCTACTGGTCGCAATCGCACGGGCGCCCGATGCTTGGATGATGGCCGCACTGGCGGCATCCCAAACGTTAGTTAATATCAGCGGCTCTGATTGTTGATGTAGTGCTTTGAAAAGTATTCTAGATTGGTCAGCCATTTTATGTCCTTGTGGGTGTTGAAAGCTCAACTCTAACAAGATGGCTTAGGTCATTATCGCGGGAAACGGCACTGAACCTAAAAGCCAATCCCTCAGGGCTTGGCTATGTGTACATTCAACTTGAGTATTCTTAGCTAACCCCAAAGTGCATTGGCAAGGATAAACACGCACGCAGAGAGCAACATAGTAATAGGAAGCGTCAGCAGCCAAGCGAGCATGATTTGCTTGATTGTTTGGTTCTGAAGCCCTGAACGATTCGCCACCATAGTGCCAGCAACAGCGGAAGATAGAATATGAGTCGTCGATACTGGCATGCCCGTCACACTGGCAATACCAATGGAAACGGCCGCGGTGACCTGTGCGGCAATACCTTGGCTATAGGTCATACTCGATGAACCAATTTTTTCCCCAACGGTATGCACAATCCGCCGCCAGCCCACTAACGTACCGCAGCCCAGCGCAGTCGCAATGGCAATAATGACCCAAAGAGGCGCATATTCAGTGGTTAGAGTGAGATCCTTGCGCCATTTAGCCAATGAAGTCAGATCTTTCGCGGGAAGGTCTAACTTAGCTACTTGGCGGGCAGTATCATCGATACACAGGAGTAACCGACGCACCTCGCGTCGCTCTTGTACATCCATATCTTGGTAAGTCGAGACTTTTGCCAAGCGGCGATCGAGCAGCGACATCGCCGGTAATACATTCGCGGGCGAACAATGGGCCAGCATATATTCGGGGACATTTGCCGAAGCGTTAAAATCGATGACATCCGCGATAATGGTTTGATTGCGATCGTAAATCGCCATAATGCGCCGATTGGCATCTTGAGTTCGTTCTAAATCATAGGGTTGGCTGCTCATATCCAAGGCAAAATACGCCGGAGCCATACAAATCAGCACTAGCATCACTAGGCCGATGCCCTTTTGCCCATCGTTCGAACCATGGGCAAAGCTCACCCCCATTGCAGAAACAATTAAACTCGCCCTTGCCCAAAATGGCGGATGTTTTTTGCCATTAATCTGCATCTGTTCATCGGGAGTACGGTGGATTTTATGTTTCTGCCAGACGTATTTCATGATGAGCAGAAAAATCCCTGCCATCACAAAACCTAAGGTTGGCGAAATGATTAAGGACAACATGATCTGCGAGGCTTTGGAGACATTAATGCCCTGCAAGATAGGCTGATGATTCATCCAAGCGAACGCGCCGCCTACGCCCATTATTGAACCAATCAAGGTATGGGAACTCGATGCCGGAATACCAAAATACCAAGTGCCTAAGTTCCAAATAATTGCCGAAAACAGCAAGGAAAAGACCATCAATAAACCTTGGGTCGAATCCATACTGAGCAGGGAGTCTACGGGCAACAAATGCACTATCGCATAGGCCACACCTAAGCCACCTAATAGCACACCCGCAAAATTAAAGAGCGCAGAGGTAACAACGGCAAGATTGGCTGGCATTGCCTTGGTATAAATGACCGTAGCCACCGCATTGGCAGTGTCGTGGAAACCATTGATGAACTCGTATGCCAATACAAACAGTATCGCAAGTACTAAACCCACAGACCAAGCAAAGCCTAACGTTGTGAACATTTCAAACATAACATACTACCAATAGCAATAACGCCCACAGATTACGCCTATATTTAACCTCTTTTACAGTGAAAAATTATTTAGATTGTCAAAAAGTGAATTAGCCCTCAATAACTCAGTAGCATGCTTGCAATTAACACAGGCTTCATTTTATTCAACTATATGAATAACTGTGCAGAAATATTATGCAAAATATTGATTTAACATGTAAAAACCATTTAAATAGAGTGTTCGTCGTCATCAGTCGTAACTGAGCTATACCCCATGATCGCCTAACCGAAATCGCTGTGGCGTCATCCCAAAACGCTCCTTGAAGGCTTTGATATAAGATGAATCATTTTGATAACCAATTTGGTGGGCCACATTCTGTATTGATAGATCAGTGGCCAATAACGACAGCGAATAGATCAGTCGCAAATGTTGACGCCATAATCCGAATGAAGAACCAAACTCCCTCACAAATAACCTCGACAATGTTCGTTCCGATGCCCCAACCATCTCCCCCCATTTTGCTAAAGAGAAATCTAAAGCTGGCGTTTGGGTTAAATGCTCAAAAATCAATTTGAGACGCCTATCTTGCGGTATCAGTAACTTAAACGTCTGTCCTTCCGCACTATTAATTTGATCGTATAACACCTCAAGCAAACGCAGTATTGGCGCCTGAACCATTGGATCAACATTCATTGGGGTAATAAAAGCACATTGTTTTCTGAGCGTTAACACTAACTCCCTTAGAAAAGCACTCATAGCGACGGGTTTAATCGTGGCGCCATAATCTCGGCCGTACATAGGATTCAAATAGACGCCAATAAAGCAGGTATCTGTAATCGCAACAGACTCATGCATGACACCTGCTGGCACAAAAAGCGCTGTGGTATGGGGGACTAAAAACAGTGCCCCATTTGCCTCAGTCTGCAACAAACCTTGGAGCGGAAAAATAAGCTGATGCCAGCAGTGCTGGTGTAAAACATCCACATAACCCTTCTGCATCTCAATCGTTTTTACAAAAGAAGGCATATTAGGCGCTTGCTCAATCATGGCGTTAATTGAATCGAGTTGTCGGTTTAGCATCATTACTTGTCCATATGACGTTATTCAGCCAAATACAACGGATTGTAGCATAGCGTTACCCCATAAAAGACACAGGAAAACTCGATGCACATTCATTGCATTATCCATGAAAGCTATGAAGGTCCAGGCTATTTTAGCGATTGGGCCGCAAGCAAAAACTACAGTATGAGCTTTAGCAAAGTCTATCTAGATGAAGCTTTACCCGAAAATAGTGATAGTTTTGATCTGTTAATTGTCCTCGGCGGCCCCCAGTCTCCCGCGACATGCCAAAGTGATTGTTCATATTTTGATAGCCAAGCAGAACAAAAGCTTATCAGACAAGCTATCCAAACAAATAAAGCCGTTGTAGGGGTTTGCCTTGGGGCGCAGTTAATCGGCGAAGCATTAGGTGCCCGTTATCAAAAGAGCCCACATGCCGAGATTGGTTACTTCCCCATTGAACTGACGGCGGCAGGAAGAAGTGATATTAGCCTTAAGACATTTTCGGCCACTGAAGTGGTCGGTCACTGGCATAACGATATGCCAGGCCTCACTCCCGATTGCGAAGTGCTCGCCACGAGTGCAGCTTGCCCGCGACAAATTGTACGTTACACAAATTTAGTCTTTGGATTTCAATGCCATCTTGAATTTATCAGTAGCCAATTAACGCCACTCATTGCCCAAGAAAATGCTTTTTCTAGCAAACAGAAAATGCCATATATTCAAAGCCCTGAGTTCATCTTAGGGCAATCAACGACTCGAATGAATCAGTTGCTGGGGCATTTTTTAGATAATCTAGTCTTAGCCTATCAAGCCGTATAAGAATAAAGCCAACACAAAAACGCCAGCTAACTTAGCTGGCGTTTTAGATTAATGACTCACAAATCGCTTATTGCAGATGACCCGCGTTGTGCAATTCACGATCATCCTTAGCAGGCGGAGTCCACTGGTACATCCAAGTCTCAGACAATGGCTGACCATCGACTTCCAAATAGACTCTCAGGTTAATCGGCTCTGTGCCGTCTCCGGGTGGCACTACGTCAAACATAGCGCGATAACCATTAATCGACGCTAACGGACGCGCTGATTCAATTTCCACTTTACCTTCAGATGCTGTGATCACCGCTTTAACTTGGGTGTCTTTACCTATCATAGGCAAAGTGCCGCCCGCGAAATCCACCACAAAACGCTTACTGTAGTATTTGCGTTTCTGGCCAACTACGCCGCCAATCCCGGTGAAGGTATCGACAACCCGAGCACGGGGTGACTGAACCGGTGGAATGCCGCCCCAGTACATGTTGTAGCTGTATAGCAATTCTTGACCTGGCAGGATAGGCTCAGCAGGATTCCAGAAGGCCACTATGTTATCGAAGGTTTCATCTAAGGTTGGAATTTCCACTAACTGTACCGAACCTTTACCCCAGTTACCCGTTGGTTCGATCCACAGGCTCGGACGTTTTTCATAGAAAACACCGTCATCCTGATAATGATCGAAGTTACGATCCCGCTGCAGTAAACCAAAACCCTTTGGATTTTCATCGCTATAGGCATTGAATCGCAGATTTTCTGGGTTAGCTAGCGGACGCCAAATCCATTCACCGTTGCCCGTGTGCATGGCTAAGCCATCGGTATCATGAATTTCTGGACGCCAGTCGTAACCGGTGCGGCGATCATTTTCACCGACCATATACATACTCGTTAGCGGTGCAACCCCTAAACGCTCGATGGCTTTACGTGGATAAATCGCCACATCCACCTTCATCTTTAAACGCTCACCCGGCTCGATATCGAAGCGATAAGCTCCAGTCACGCTCGGTGAGTCAAGCAAGGCATAAACAGTTGCAATATTAGAACCTGGTTGTGGCTTCTCTAACCAGAAGTGGGTAAACATTGGAAACTCTTCAGGTTTTGGTAAAGCCGTATCTACAGCTAAACCACGGGCTGACAAGCCGTACTGCATTTCTTGGCCTACCGCACGGAAATAGCTAGCCCCTAAGAAGGCGACCACGTCGCGTTGCCAGTCGGTATTAAACTGCATTCTAAAGCCAGCAAAACCGAGATCTTTTGGCAGCTGACTGCCCTTCACTTTAGATTTGCCATAGTCAAACATCGAGGGTGAGTATTCGATAAGCTCCGCTTTTCCCCCATCAAGCTCATAGATGTGGACTGGCGTATCAAAATAGAGGCCTAAGTGAAACAGTTCGGCGCGAAACTCTGAATCATCCTCACGCCACATGGCGGCCTTTTTCTTATAATGGAATTGCTGGTAATCATCCCAGCTCATGCCCTGTAAGCTCTTAGGCAATTCACCCTTATGGCTGACATAGGGCCCTGATGCTAGCGTATGGGCATAGCCTTTTAGCCAAGCATAGCTAAATGCTTCACCCTCTTGCGGTGTGCTAACCTTGCTAGCCGCACAGGCCGAGAGACTCAGTAATACGCTGCAGGTCAGCAATACACTGCCAACCATACGTTGTAGGCGACCGCGGTGAGATTTAGCTTCAACCGATGAGGGTATTAGCCTAGTTCCACGGTTAACATTTCTTTGTTCGGGAAATAAATTGGGTTGCATAAGCAGACTCTGAATTGGTGTAACTTCCTGACACTTCTCTGCAAATTTAAGCGTTATTGCAGTGACTGCCCTGTGGAGAACTGTGAATGACAGTGATAAACATACCTCTATCTCCATCAGTTCGCCAGAATCTAACATAATTTCGATACAATGGAATATGGCTCGACAACAATATTCAATACTGACGCCAGTTTATGAAAATAGTATTAAAAAGGGCTACACAATGTAGCCCCTGATAAACGGTGAATCACCAACTAAAATTACTTCAGATCGACAGCCACTTTACGTCTGTTATGGGCAATAATCAGTGCTATGAGGCAGATAACGCCCACCGCAATCCCCACAGGTTGGCTCAAAGATTGAGGTAAACCAAGCCCTATGCCCGCGGTAACGATATAGGAAACCGTCACACAGGTTCCAGCTATTGCAGGTAAACTCACAATCCAATGGAAAGTGCCTCTATCGAATAAATATTTAGTCGCTAGCCACAATACACTGGTCGATAACAACATATTTGAGAAGGCAAAGTAGCGCCAAATCAATGAGAAATCGATCTTTGTCATAAAGTAAGCAATGGTAAGGATCGGGGCTGCTACTAATAAACGATTACGCATACTCTGTGGAATATTAAATGCGTCAATGATCGTTAAACGTAAGGATCTAAAAGCAGTATCTCCCGAAGT from Shewanella putrefaciens includes these protein-coding regions:
- a CDS encoding isocitrate lyase/PEP mutase family protein, yielding MADQSRILFKALHQQSEPLILTNVWDAASAAIIQASGARAIATSSAALAWSLGYPDGQALPKAALLDAVNHILRLSRVPVTIDIESGYSQDPDEVAAFVAQLAELGVAGINIEDGSAGVAEMVAKIKAIRAHPRCQGLFINARTDVYLLGLASGEAAVVMTIDRLTQYQAAGADGGFIPGAIKVETAKRLSAAVDMPLNFMLLNEQMDIGELFAAGVQRFSTGPASFLQAYDTLLNPILLSSITAKPFQQQPKDAVIAVDKGSVPKAIALDFERMNNLFIPS
- a CDS encoding type 1 glutamine amidotransferase translates to MHIHCIIHESYEGPGYFSDWAASKNYSMSFSKVYLDEALPENSDSFDLLIVLGGPQSPATCQSDCSYFDSQAEQKLIRQAIQTNKAVVGVCLGAQLIGEALGARYQKSPHAEIGYFPIELTAAGRSDISLKTFSATEVVGHWHNDMPGLTPDCEVLATSAACPRQIVRYTNLVFGFQCHLEFISSQLTPLIAQENAFSSKQKMPYIQSPEFILGQSTTRMNQLLGHFLDNLVLAYQAV
- a CDS encoding AraC family transcriptional regulator — its product is MLNRQLDSINAMIEQAPNMPSFVKTIEMQKGYVDVLHQHCWHQLIFPLQGLLQTEANGALFLVPHTTALFVPAGVMHESVAITDTCFIGVYLNPMYGRDYGATIKPVAMSAFLRELVLTLRKQCAFITPMNVDPMVQAPILRLLEVLYDQINSAEGQTFKLLIPQDRRLKLIFEHLTQTPALDFSLAKWGEMVGASERTLSRLFVREFGSSFGLWRQHLRLIYSLSLLATDLSIQNVAHQIGYQNDSSYIKAFKERFGMTPQRFRLGDHGV
- a CDS encoding DUF72 domain-containing protein, with product MWSHQHWQDSVYGRETKQADRLARYADIFNTVEGNTSFYATPSQQTVLNWHSATPENFRFTFKLPQTITHQKQLLLCGQELNDFFRVMTPLIEKTGVWKIQLPAHFGPEQLPVLKQFLAQVPQGLNYGVEVRHPAFFAKGEAERALNRLLIDKKVNRIIMDSRPLFALPPSNAAIIDAHRKKPRVPVHAIATANNPVVRFIGQPDDAVAQLAQQGVSALPKDNDAFFDNWFAQLPLWLAEGREPYLFIHTPDNEAAPELAIRLYQKLRSQITAHIQLAEISLHDKKPEETSTQMGLSW
- a CDS encoding GGDEF domain-containing protein, with amino-acid sequence MNNDGYTSLSHFIDLLLDAICVVDKTGRFEFVSAGAERIFGYTPEEMIGMQMLDLVLPEDRDRTLATAQEIMAGHYKVDFENRYVRKDGSVVDILWSARWSEAYQQRVAVARDITKSKNAERRQSALYEISEAVHVTEDLLALYSRIHQIMAKLLPAANFAIALYDQDLNELSFPYRVLSEEYAEVDIASFSIFTEQVIHSAESLLICPITLSGEASASDCEHNSCNMSWLGVPLKLQKGVIGALVMHSDPRFASYTQQDRELAEFVSTQIAFAIERRQMLARLEHIALYDQLTHLPNRELFYDRFQKALNRAHRESSYFSLLYLDLDKFKWVNDTYGHSVGDLLLQITAQRILSCVRESDTVARFGGDEFVVLLERVDSAQNTLLVAQKILQMLNQPFELADQQIHILPSIGIALYPEHGLDEKQLLSCADAAMYKAKKNGGNRIEMGYQGLRTVQVQSLPHLEVQLMDAKKMM
- a CDS encoding glucan biosynthesis protein → MQPNLFPEQRNVNRGTRLIPSSVEAKSHRGRLQRMVGSVLLTCSVLLSLSACAASKVSTPQEGEAFSYAWLKGYAHTLASGPYVSHKGELPKSLQGMSWDDYQQFHYKKKAAMWREDDSEFRAELFHLGLYFDTPVHIYELDGGKAELIEYSPSMFDYGKSKVKGSQLPKDLGFAGFRMQFNTDWQRDVVAFLGASYFRAVGQEMQYGLSARGLAVDTALPKPEEFPMFTHFWLEKPQPGSNIATVYALLDSPSVTGAYRFDIEPGERLKMKVDVAIYPRKAIERLGVAPLTSMYMVGENDRRTGYDWRPEIHDTDGLAMHTGNGEWIWRPLANPENLRFNAYSDENPKGFGLLQRDRNFDHYQDDGVFYEKRPSLWIEPTGNWGKGSVQLVEIPTLDETFDNIVAFWNPAEPILPGQELLYSYNMYWGGIPPVQSPRARVVDTFTGIGGVVGQKRKYYSKRFVVDFAGGTLPMIGKDTQVKAVITASEGKVEIESARPLASINGYRAMFDVVPPGDGTEPINLRVYLEVDGQPLSETWMYQWTPPAKDDRELHNAGHLQ
- a CDS encoding inorganic phosphate transporter codes for the protein MFEMFTTLGFAWSVGLVLAILFVLAYEFINGFHDTANAVATVIYTKAMPANLAVVTSALFNFAGVLLGGLGVAYAIVHLLPVDSLLSMDSTQGLLMVFSLLFSAIIWNLGTWYFGIPASSSHTLIGSIMGVGGAFAWMNHQPILQGINVSKASQIMLSLIISPTLGFVMAGIFLLIMKYVWQKHKIHRTPDEQMQINGKKHPPFWARASLIVSAMGVSFAHGSNDGQKGIGLVMLVLICMAPAYFALDMSSQPYDLERTQDANRRIMAIYDRNQTIIADVIDFNASANVPEYMLAHCSPANVLPAMSLLDRRLAKVSTYQDMDVQERREVRRLLLCIDDTARQVAKLDLPAKDLTSLAKWRKDLTLTTEYAPLWVIIAIATALGCGTLVGWRRIVHTVGEKIGSSSMTYSQGIAAQVTAAVSIGIASVTGMPVSTTHILSSAVAGTMVANRSGLQNQTIKQIMLAWLLTLPITMLLSACVFILANALWG